The following are encoded together in the Blautia obeum ATCC 29174 genome:
- a CDS encoding sugar ABC transporter ATP-binding protein yields MKEVSKIYPGTIALDKASIKLEKGQVLGMLGLNGAGKSTLMKILSGDITADEGEIYIEDSPITIKNPKDAIEQGIATVYQESQLVEQMTVYENVLLGRECLLHGGVDFSTMQKLVKDEIEKFGFQIPVKAKVSELSTAQKRLVEIVKALSTKAKVLILDEPTASLTKEEAFHLMSDIKKIKEQGVGIIFVSHRMDEVKFICDCATVLRNGKVVANLEKDEFTEKNIIMHLIGEKADQKEKEREKEQDNAEARIHRDTVALHFKGSLKNKLDNIDFAVYQGEIVGIAGTLGSGRSSLLRAIGGALGYAEYEVLGKKVVVHSVRDAIKEKVIYLPEDRKAEGLFLKWSIKQNISLPYLYEKTKCFISSKWEKDEGNKYIDKFLIKANNCEQTGNELSGGNQQKVLLGKWVRDDAKILMFDEPTHGVDIHAKQEIYSIIRNAAKNGAGVIVVSSELDELIELSDRIIMINNGQIVGEKTQKPFNDQEILSAIS; encoded by the coding sequence ATGAAAGAGGTCAGTAAGATATATCCTGGCACAATCGCCCTTGATAAGGCATCCATTAAGTTGGAAAAGGGGCAGGTTTTGGGAATGCTTGGTTTGAATGGTGCGGGAAAATCAACATTGATGAAAATTTTATCAGGAGATATCACTGCAGATGAAGGCGAAATTTATATTGAGGACAGCCCCATTACTATAAAGAATCCAAAAGATGCTATTGAACAGGGGATTGCAACAGTGTATCAGGAAAGTCAGCTGGTTGAGCAGATGACGGTATATGAAAATGTACTCCTGGGAAGAGAATGTCTTTTACATGGTGGAGTGGATTTCTCCACCATGCAAAAGCTAGTTAAAGATGAAATAGAGAAATTTGGATTTCAAATACCTGTAAAAGCCAAGGTGTCTGAACTTAGTACAGCACAAAAGAGACTTGTAGAGATTGTAAAAGCACTGTCTACAAAGGCCAAGGTTCTGATTCTTGACGAACCAACAGCATCTCTTACTAAAGAAGAAGCTTTTCATCTTATGAGTGATATCAAAAAGATAAAAGAACAAGGTGTTGGAATTATATTTGTTTCCCATCGAATGGATGAGGTGAAATTTATCTGTGATTGTGCAACTGTGCTTAGAAATGGCAAAGTCGTAGCGAACCTCGAAAAAGATGAATTTACAGAAAAAAATATTATTATGCATCTGATTGGAGAGAAAGCAGATCAGAAAGAGAAAGAAAGGGAAAAAGAGCAGGATAATGCAGAAGCCAGAATCCATAGAGATACAGTTGCATTGCATTTTAAAGGAAGTTTGAAAAATAAATTGGATAATATAGACTTTGCTGTATATCAGGGAGAAATAGTTGGGATTGCAGGAACCCTTGGATCTGGAAGAAGTTCTCTTTTGAGAGCAATTGGAGGGGCGCTTGGATATGCTGAATATGAAGTCCTTGGAAAGAAAGTAGTAGTTCATTCTGTCAGAGATGCAATTAAAGAAAAAGTAATTTATTTGCCAGAAGATAGAAAAGCTGAGGGACTTTTTTTGAAATGGTCTATTAAACAGAATATTTCACTTCCATATCTTTATGAAAAGACAAAATGTTTTATTTCTTCAAAATGGGAAAAGGATGAAGGAAACAAATACATAGATAAATTTCTTATAAAAGCAAATAACTGTGAACAGACGGGCAATGAGTTATCCGGAGGAAATCAGCAGAAGGTCCTCTTGGGAAAATGGGTCCGTGATGATGCAAAAATATTAATGTTTGATGAACCCACACATGGTGTAGACATCCATGCCAAACAAGAAATTTATAGTATTATACGTAATGCGGCTAAAAACGGAGCGGGTGTTATTGTTGTATCGTCAGAACTGGATGAATTAATAGAGCTATCAGATCGAATCATAATGATAAATAATGGTCAGATTGTAGGGGAGAAAACCCAGAAGCCATTTAATGATCAGGAAATTTTATCGGCGATTTCGTAG
- a CDS encoding ABC transporter permease produces the protein MKKYLNAEKLRSLGIYIILILVIIVVGTLNSAFLSKNNILNIGSQISMNGILSVGMTIVIISGGFDLSVGSNTAMCGAVALIVSNSTGSVLLGLLGALVVGLLFGTCNGLIVKKIGINALITTLATNIAMKGIALIYTHSDSIMSTNDLFKAIGKMKILDIPFNLLLFVICVIVGQIFMSKTKPGRYIYALGGNERAARLSGIKTDLYGIIAFAISGFCCALVGIMMTTKLGSVSATYASGYEMDAIAATVIGGTSINGGEGSVGRTVAGILLLGVLSNAFDLMGIGIEYQYVFKGVVILLAVSADKISDFTKSKKVSFQK, from the coding sequence TTGAAAAAATATTTAAATGCAGAAAAATTAAGAAGCCTGGGAATTTACATTATTCTTATTCTGGTAATTATAGTTGTTGGAACATTAAATTCAGCATTTTTATCAAAAAATAATATTCTTAATATAGGAAGCCAGATCTCGATGAATGGTATTTTGTCAGTTGGTATGACAATAGTAATTATTTCTGGGGGATTTGACTTGTCAGTAGGTTCGAATACTGCAATGTGTGGTGCTGTGGCGCTGATCGTTTCGAATTCTACTGGTTCAGTATTGCTAGGACTGTTAGGGGCATTGGTTGTAGGCCTGCTTTTTGGTACATGTAATGGTTTAATTGTCAAAAAAATAGGTATTAATGCACTGATTACAACACTGGCTACGAACATTGCAATGAAAGGAATTGCACTTATTTATACACATTCAGATTCTATAATGTCTACGAATGATTTGTTTAAAGCAATTGGAAAAATGAAAATATTGGATATACCGTTTAACCTTTTGTTGTTTGTTATTTGTGTTATAGTTGGACAGATATTTATGAGCAAAACAAAGCCAGGCAGATATATTTATGCTTTAGGTGGAAATGAAAGAGCAGCAAGACTGTCTGGAATAAAAACTGACTTATATGGAATTATTGCATTTGCAATCTCAGGCTTTTGTTGTGCATTAGTTGGAATTATGATGACAACAAAACTTGGTTCTGTATCGGCAACATACGCTTCTGGATACGAAATGGATGCAATTGCGGCTACTGTAATTGGTGGAACAAGCATTAATGGCGGAGAAGGAAGTGTCGGACGCACTGTGGCTGGTATTTTGTTACTTGGTGTACTTTCAAATGCATTTGATCTTATGGGAATTGGTATTGAATACCAGTATGTATTTAAAGGTGTAGTAATTTTATTAGCTGTATCAGCAGATAAAATCTCGGATTTTACGAAAAGTAAAAAAGTATCGTTTCAAAAATAA